Proteins encoded within one genomic window of Columba livia isolate bColLiv1 breed racing homer chromosome 1, bColLiv1.pat.W.v2, whole genome shotgun sequence:
- the USP35 gene encoding ubiquitin carboxyl-terminal hydrolase 35, giving the protein MDKILEAVVMSSYPNNVKQGLVRRVIEAAKQPMDSEQCWSMLELSTKLYLTGDTKYKREIGKEVLEVYGHYHPEEFEEFFNVRFLLSLLQEGYGPLGKRSHYVLDYIQLGLQFVSESPSANSIFSLLRIEVLRKVCERPSPKQCAKISKLLTQHPQCIPTGKHQVLFCQQLIRCIGQFQCVSEGEEAIMEFLEQVNKVSGLLQRIWRTQTSAILPSLKELFTIISSTEEQEAPSNALASVVQFVPLELMDGVIRNLTNDDSITDVQMMTAIGRMIDWVSWPLGKNIDKWIIALLKGLAAVKKFSILIEVTLSKIEKVFSKLLYPIVREGALSVLQYMLLSFQHSHEAFHLLLPHIPRLVASLKKEDSNSATSSLEQLAELIHCMFFRFSGFPDLYEPVLEAVKALPIPNEDRIKHLLGQNAWTSQKNELACFYPRLVSKSETGKIGLINLGNTCYMNSIIQSLFMASDFRHSVLNLTEGNSQPLMTKLQWLFAFLEHSQRPAISPESFLSASWPPWFTPGAQQDCSEYLKYLLDRLHEEEKTGKRIYQKLKESSLMSQAVEHHYLNKTLIEKMFGGKMMTKIRCLKCLNVSSREEAFTDLSLAFPPPDRHTRGSTSVLPVEQIGPQFIEPPENPSQLIGSPWIQRKAPKAGDPAAPPVLVETLGLQETGEAANPLRGDAVGMDTAKDPLSAFGEQACAPKDSRSVPDLINYFLSPERLTAENKYHCEKCASLQDAEKVAELTEGPHYLILTLLRFSFDPRTMKRKKILDNVSIPVVLKLPVLVTPEETEEVCQCGKDRAAPGSGFMSVVYDLCSVVVHSGISSESGHYYCYSRECTDTVPHGQPQDGTPKPASDKQLDFEIQWYLFNDTRVSFSSFESVSNVTSFFPKDTAYVLFYRQRPGRQGCLLHEALAEAGRMHSEPSLHKDLMEAISKDNILYLQEQEKEARNRAAYISTLPKSPLWWRDFDRDKDDDNSSGGCSPAAGGGGSGSFHGLVF; this is encoded by the exons atGGATAAGATACTGGAAGCCGTGGTGATGTCCTCATACCCCAACAATGTGAAGCAAGGGCTTGTGAGGCGTGTCATTGAGGCAGCAAAGCAGCccatggacagtgagcaatgctGGTCCATGCTGGAGCTGTCTACCAAGCTTTATCTCACAGGGGACACCAAGTATAAAAGAGAGATCGGGAAAGAGGTTTTAGAGGTCTATGGTCACTACCACCCAGAGGAATTTGAGGAGTTCTTCAATGTCCGCTTCCTACTGAGTCTCCTCCAGGAAGGCTATGGACCTTTGGGGAAGAGAAGCCACTATGTACTTGATTATATCCAGTTAGGACTACAGTTCGTCTCGGAAAGCCCATCAGCAAACAGCATCTTCAGCTTATTGAGGATCGAGGTTCTCCGGAAAGTCTGCGAGAGGCCCAGCCCCAAGCAGTGTGCGAAGATCAGCAAACTCTTAACCCAGCACCCTCAGTGCATCCCCACAGGCAAACACCAGGTTTTGTTTTGCCAGCAGCTGATCCGGTGCATCGGGCAGTTCCAGTGCGTCTCCGAGGGGGAAGAGGCCATCATGGAGTTTTTGGAGCAGGTGAACAAAGTGAGCGGTCTGCTGCAGAGGATCTGGAGGACTCAGACCTCAGCCATTCTGCCCTCTCTGAAGGAGCTGTTCACTATCATTTCTTCAACag AGGAGCAGGAAGCACCATCCAATGCCTTGGCCAGTGTGGTCCAGTTTGTCCCTCTGGAGCTCATGGATGGCGTCATAAGAAACCTAACCAACGATGACAGCATCACCGATGTGCAAATGATGACTGCCATTGGCAG AATGATTGACTGGGTATCCTGGCCCCTGGGAAAGAACATAGACAAGTGGATCATTGCTCTGCTGAAGGGTTTGGCTGCGGTGAAAAAGTTCAGCATCCTGATTGAAGTTACTCTTTCCAAAATTGAAAAG GTCTTCTCCAAGTTGCTGTACCCCATCGTGAGAGAGGGGGCTTTGTCCGTCCTGCAGTACATGCTGCTGAGCTTCCAGCACTCCCACGAGGCGTTTCACTTG CTGCTCCCTCACATCCCCAGGCTGGTGGCCTCTCTGAAGAAGGAGGACTCCAACTCTGCCACCAGCTCCCTGGAGCAGCTGGCCGAGCTCATCCACTGCATGTTCTTCCGCTTCTCGGGATTTCCAGATCTCTACGAACCAGTCCTGGAAGCAGTTAAA GCTCTTCCTATTCCAAATGAAGACCGGATTAAACATCTCTTGGGACAAAACGCATGGACCTCCCAGAAGAATGAGCTGGCCTGCTTCTACCCACGCCTGGTGTCCAAATCAGAGACAGGAAAGATCGGGTTAATTAACTTGGGGAACACCTGCTACATGAACAGCATCATACAGTCTCTTTTCATGGCTTCAGA ctTTCGGCATTCGGTGTTGAATTTAACTGAGGGCAACTCCCAGCCCCTGATGACAAAGCTCCAGTGGCTCTTTGCGTTTTTGGAGCACAGTCAG CGACCTGCCATCTCCCCCGAGAGCTTCCTCTCTGCCTCCTGGCCACCCTGGTTCACCCCCGGCGCTCAGCAGGACTGCTCAGAGTATCTCAAGTACTTGCTGGACAG AttacatgaagaagaaaaaactggaaaaaggaTCTACCAGAAACTCAAGGAATCCAGCTTGATGTCTCAGGCGGTAGAGCATCATTACTTAAACAAGACATTGATTGAGAAGATGTTTGGGGGTAAAATGATGACAAAGATCCGCTGCTTGAAGTGTCTGAATGTCTCTTCTCGGGAAGAAGCCTTCACAGACCTGTCCCTGGCTTTTCCTCCACCAGACAGGCACACGCGAGGGAGCACATCTGTTTTACCAGTGGAACAAATCGGCCCACAGTTTATTGAGCCTCCTGAAAACCCAAGCCAGCTTATAGGCTCTCCCTGGATCCAGAGGAAGGCTCCCAAGGCTGGagaccctgcagccccaccagTGCTGGTGGAAACATTGGGCCTCCAGGagacaggagaagcagcaaatcCCTTAAGGGGTGATGCTGTCGGCATGGATACAGCCAAAGACCCTCTCTCAGCTTTTGGGGAGCAGGCATGTGCTCCCAAGGACTCCAGATCCGTCCCAGATTTAATCAACTATTTTCTATCCCCGGAGAGACTGACAGCAGAGAATAAATACCACTGTGAGAAATGTGCGTCCTTACAGGATGCTGAGAAGGTGGCGGAGCTGACAGAGGGTCCACACTACCTCATCCTCACGCTGCTGCGGTTCTCCTTCGACCCACGGacgatgaagaggaagaagatcTTGGACAACGTCTCCATCCCTGTGGTGCTCAAGCTGCCCGTTCTTGTCACTCCAGAGGAAACCGAGGAGGTTTGCCAGTGTGGGAAGGACAGGGCTGCTCCGGGAAGTGGCTTCATGTCTGTCGTGTATGATCTCTGCAGCGTGGTGGTGCATTCAGGCATCTCCTCCGAGAGCGGCCACTACTACTGCTACTCCAGGGAGTGCACCGACACTGTCCCCCATGGGCAGCCCCAGGATGGCACACCAAAACCAGCCTCCGACAAGCAGCTGGACTTTGAAATCCAGTGGTACCTCTTCAACGACACCAGggtttccttctcctccttcgaATCAGTGAGCAACGTCACCTCTTTCTTCCCCAAGGACACTGCCTATGTCCTCTTCTACAGACAGCGGccgggcaggcagggctgcctgcTGCACGAGGCTCTGGCCGAAGCCGGCCGCATGCACAGCGAACCCTCCCTCCATAAGGACTTGATGGAAGCCATTTCCAAAGATAACATCCTCTACTTGCAG gaacaggaaaaagaagcaaggaacaGAGCTGCCTACATTTCCACCTTGCCGAAATCCCCGCTGTGGTGGAGAGACTTTGACAGGGACAAGGACGATGACAACTCATCAGGGGGCTGCAGCCCGGCAGCAGGCGGGGGTGGATCCGGCTCCTTTCATGGACTCGTCTTCTAG